CAAAAATAACTTCGCATAACAGCGACTTAACGCTTCGCTTCGGGACTAGCCCTCGCTCGGTCTACGACACATTCCTCTCTGGAACTCCTCTTGCCTACGCAAGCCTCGTTCCAGTCCCTAACGTCCCTTTCAGGGACTCAGGGCCGAGGAACGTCGTTAAGTCTAATTCGTTATACGACATTGCTGAAAAAATATTCCCTATGATAAAAAAATATATAATCTTAACATTACTTTTTTTAAATTGTTCCACTATTCAAGTAAATCCACAAGACGATAACTATTCAAGTGTGGGATCAATTACAATGCTTGAAGGCAAACTAAATTACAATGGAAATCCTGAATATATTCCTAGAATGATAAAAAATTTGCCATCATCAACTGATACAATCATATATGACTATGCAATTTCATACGAGCCAACTGATCCGTCAGATTCTGTCGTTGCTTTGAACCCACTACTTACGTTTGGTTTTCCCATTGAAAATCATAAAGTTATTTTAAATGGTACCTTACTCTACAATAATGGAAATAGTTCTATTAAATCAAAAGTGATTGTTTCTCAATATCGAACACTTTACAATAACCCAAATTATTCCGAAATGAGAAGAATAGGTTTAAACAAATTGAGAACAAATATTGAAAGTCAATATCAAAATAGCCAAATTGACGATAAGAAGAAGCAATGAAACCAGTTTCATTCATCATAACTTTCATCCTGCTATTAAGCTGCAAAAGTATGCAACCGACTGGAAACAGATTTTCTCCAATTTTAAATATCGATAGCGATAAAGGATTAGTTTATATTTATAGACCGAAATTATCGACTGGAAAAGTAATATCCTATATAATTACGACTGATGGGAATAACTTAATAGAACTAAGCAACGGATCCTATAAACCATTCTTTTTCAATCCAGGAGAAGTTACTTTTGAAGCAGAAACTATGGGTACTGCTTCAATAACTATGGATATTAAAAAAGGTGAGGTTTACTTTCTGAAAGGTAATGTTGTCGTAGGTCCTTTAATCGGTAAGCCATTTTTAACTTTAGTTCCGAATGAAATCGGAGAAAAAGAAATTAGCGAGTGCATTTTAAAAAACTAAAAAATCAGCAACGTCGTATAACAGCGTCTTAACGCTTCACTTCGGGACGAGCCCTCGTTCGGCCTTCGGCAAATTTCCCGCTAATCCTAACACCTCTGCGAGGCTCAGGGCGGGAAACTTCGTCAAGACTAGTTCGTTATACGACAGTCAGCAAATATTTGACTCTAGAGAGAAATAAAGCAAAAGGAAAATCTAGAAAATTAGGACTTGACAAACCGCGAACATATATACTAAATTATATATATGAACCGAGCAAAATTATTTAAAAACGGAGATAGTCAGGCTGTTAGACTTCCAAAAGAATTTCGATTCAAGGGAAAAGAAGTCTATATCAGAAAAGACGGAAACTGTGTCATAATATCTCCTATTGATGATGCCGTTGATAGACTTTGGAAATCACTAAATGACTTTTCCGATAATTTTATTATCGAAAGAAATCAACCGAACACTTATGATAAGCGAAATTCGATATGAATCAGTATTTGTTAGATACAAATATTTGCATTTACATCATTAATCAAAAACCAGAAATCGTTTATCAAAAATTCAAAAAAGTAAGTCTCGATAACATTTTCATCTCAGCAATTACTGAGTTCGAGCTCAAATACGGTGTTGAAAAGAGTCAAAAATCAGAACAAAACAAAAAAATCCTTAATGAATTTTTAGGATTTCTTAACATTATTCCCTTCGACTCAGAAGCAGCTGCTCTAGCTGGATCAATCAGAACAAGATTAGAAAAAAAGGGTGAGGTAATTGGTCCCTATGACTTACTCATAGCTTCACAAGCTATCGCAAATGATATAATACTAGTTACCAATAATGAAAAAGAATTCAAGAGAATTAAAGAACTGAAAATAGAAAACTGGATTAACTAGAATGCTGACCGTCGTATAACAACGACTTAACGCTTCGCTGTGGGACTTACGCCCTCGCTCGGTCTACGACACATTCCTCTCTGGAACTTCTCTTGCCTCTGCAAGCGTCGTTCCAGTCCCTAACGTCCCCTTCAGGGACTCAGGGTCGAGGAACGTCGTTAAGTCTAGTTCGTTATACGCCATTTTAATAAAATGATCGGAAAAAAATACGAAAATCAAGTCTACCAATATTTCAAAAGCAGATTTCCCAATTCAAAAATAGAACAAAATATCTTTTAATCGGACATCTTTCTAAAACAAAAAGAGAAATTGATCTTCTGATAGAGGAGACTGTTGTCGGTTACAAAATACGAATCGTAATCGAATGTAAAAACTGGAAAAAACCACTTGATGTCGCAGATGTCGAGCAATTTGTTCAAAAACTCAATGACCTTAGGATATATAAAGGAGTAATAATTGCCAAGTCAGGATTTACTAAAGCTGCAAAGGAATACGTGAAAAATACCGGCGATATAAACTTACATGTATTAAAATTTGATGAACTCAAAAGATACCAAGGCTTCTTTGCATTTGCTTATAGAGGAATTTATGGTGCTATTATTACTCCGCCAAATGGATGGGCTACCGACGCAGAAGTAACCGAAGAAATGATCTTAAATGGCGGCTTGTGTTTAATGTATCCAATGGAATTGGATGCTCAAGAATCGTTTAAACAAAGAAATTTCATATACTTAGATATACCGGAATTGGATGAAATTGAAACCAAAGAGGATTTACTTGATATTTTTTTAAAACATCAAGAAGATAATATAAAAAAACATGACACTAATGCACATATAGCATACAAAAAAGAAAATAGCAATGCAGGAGATTTCACTATTCGTATAACAAAATATCCACTAGCTAACTACACAGAAACAGCAGGCATTCTAAAAAACGGAACTATGGTAGTAGCAGTTTATGGAATTCATAAAAACAATGAATATGAGGAATATTATAATCATATTAAATTTATATTTGACCAAATTACTCTAATAACTTTATACGGATCAGATAGAAAAAATTCACATAAAGATTGGTCTCTATTGCTAAATAGAACGAGTAAAAATGCGAATTTAAAAACATTCTATCACAATTAAAACGGCGTATAACAGCGACTTAACGCTTCGCTTCGGGACTAGCCCTCGCTCGGCCTGCGACACATTCCTCTCTGGAACTCCTCTTGCCTCCGCAAGCGTCGTTCCAGTCCCTAACGTCCCTTTCAGGGACTCAGGGCCGAGGAACGTCGTTAAGTCTAGTTCGTTATCTGCAATTGGGTTAAATCTAAACCAAAGCACTTAAATAAAAAACTTGACTACTATATCTGTGGTAGAGATATAGTAGATGTGATTCTTTCTTTTGGAGATAAAGAAACGGAAAAGATATTTAACCAAATCTTTTCAAAAAGGATTCCACCGGAAATTCAAAGGAAAGCTCTTACTAAGCTAATTTTAATAGATAACGCAGAGAAAGAGGATGATTTGAAATCTCCTCCTTCTAACAGATTAGAAAGCTTAAAAGGCGATCTAAACGGTTTTTATTCTATTAGAATCAATGATCAGTGGCGTATCATTTTTACATTTGATCAAGGAAACTGTAATCAAGTATCTATTATTGATTATCATTAAAGGATTATAATAAACTATGAAAAATAACAGAATCCCGACTCCAACTGTCGCTGAAATTTTGAAAGAAGAATTCCTTGAACCTATGCAAATTACTCCTTATAAATTATCTAAGGAACTTCACGTATCTACTTCAACTATTTTAGACATATTGCATGGGAAGAGAAAAATAACTGTAGATATGTCATTAAGATTATCAAAGTTTTTTGGTATGTCTGAAAAATTTTGGATAAACTTGCAAACCGATCTTGATATTAGAGAGAAAAAAGAAAAATTAAAGAGTAAATTAGATTCGATAAAAACTCTTAAACTTTCCGCTTAGCTACCAAACCCAACTGCAGATAACAGCGACTTAACGCTTCGTTTCGGGACTTGCGCCCTCACTCGGTCTGCGACACATTCCCCTCTGGAACTTCTCTTGCCTCCGCAAGCGTCGTTCCAGTCCCTAACGTCCCTTCCAGGGACTCAGGGCCGGGGAACGTCGTTAAGTCTAGTTCGTTATGCGTAATGGCTAAAATTTATAATATGATTACAAAAATCCAAATTCTGTACATTATCTTTAAAAGATCTTATTTTTTTCTCCTTTTCACTCTAGTTTTAATTCCTAATTGCATTAAGACTGAAAAAGAAGCTTGTTTTCACGATATTCAAAGAGAAGACGGACCAACAACTTACGAATGCCTTATTCTCTCTTTATATTTTCAAAATACATTAAACGACCCGAGTATTTCAGAAAGCCAAAAAGAAAATTTTATACATCAACAAACCTTAATTCGTCCATTATGCGACACATATCTTCAATCAGAAAAATGCAAAGCCAAGTCAAATTCCAAATTTACAATTAGATCATAGCTTGCTACACTAGAATTAATAAACAAACTTAAAAATTAGAATGCACATTTTTTTCCATACAAGCAATGGACATTGATAAATATTTACTAAGCTATATTTCTATATTTTTATTTCTTAGCTGCGATATTGAAATTACAGAAAAAGAAAATAAGAAAAGATGTGATCAGCAATTTATTCTTAACTTA
Above is a genomic segment from Leptospira brenneri containing:
- a CDS encoding DUF2846 domain-containing protein, whose amino-acid sequence is MKPVSFIITFILLLSCKSMQPTGNRFSPILNIDSDKGLVYIYRPKLSTGKVISYIITTDGNNLIELSNGSYKPFFFNPGEVTFEAETMGTASITMDIKKGEVYFLKGNVVVGPLIGKPFLTLVPNEIGEKEISECILKN
- the vapB gene encoding type II toxin-antitoxin system antitoxin VapB; the protein is MNRAKLFKNGDSQAVRLPKEFRFKGKEVYIRKDGNCVIISPIDDAVDRLWKSLNDFSDNFIIERNQPNTYDKRNSI
- the vapC gene encoding type II toxin-antitoxin system tRNA(fMet)-specific endonuclease VapC, with amino-acid sequence MNQYLLDTNICIYIINQKPEIVYQKFKKVSLDNIFISAITEFELKYGVEKSQKSEQNKKILNEFLGFLNIIPFDSEAAALAGSIRTRLEKKGEVIGPYDLLIASQAIANDIILVTNNEKEFKRIKELKIENWIN
- a CDS encoding restriction endonuclease; this translates as MSQFKNRTKYLLIGHLSKTKREIDLLIEETVVGYKIRIVIECKNWKKPLDVADVEQFVQKLNDLRIYKGVIIAKSGFTKAAKEYVKNTGDINLHVLKFDELKRYQGFFAFAYRGIYGAIITPPNGWATDAEVTEEMILNGGLCLMYPMELDAQESFKQRNFIYLDIPELDEIETKEDLLDIFLKHQEDNIKKHDTNAHIAYKKENSNAGDFTIRITKYPLANYTETAGILKNGTMVVAVYGIHKNNEYEEYYNHIKFIFDQITLITLYGSDRKNSHKDWSLLLNRTSKNANLKTFYHN
- a CDS encoding type II toxin-antitoxin system RelE/ParE family toxin, whose protein sequence is MILSFGDKETEKIFNQIFSKRIPPEIQRKALTKLILIDNAEKEDDLKSPPSNRLESLKGDLNGFYSIRINDQWRIIFTFDQGNCNQVSIIDYH
- a CDS encoding HigA family addiction module antitoxin is translated as MKNNRIPTPTVAEILKEEFLEPMQITPYKLSKELHVSTSTILDILHGKRKITVDMSLRLSKFFGMSEKFWINLQTDLDIREKKEKLKSKLDSIKTLKLSA